One part of the Salvelinus sp. IW2-2015 linkage group LG28, ASM291031v2, whole genome shotgun sequence genome encodes these proteins:
- the LOC111954602 gene encoding G-protein coupled receptor 6, with amino-acid sequence MCADMNKTFQCNDTAMTVVVAGEALPWMETDFPERNVSLGLSTAPLDFPINPWDIMLCMSGTVIACENAIVVAIIFYTPTLRTPMFVLVGSLATADLLAGMGLILNFVFQYVLSSETISLITVGFLVASFTASISSLLAITVDRYFSLYNALTYFSEKTLHYVHLMLVSTWGVSLCLGLLPVLGWNCLDDPSLCSIVHPLTRSNVTLLAVSFFIIFIIMLTLYFKICKIVCHHAHQIALQQHFFTTSHYVATKKGVATLAIILGTFGSSWLPFAIYCLVGEREYPSVYTYATLLPATYNSMINPIIYAYRNAEIQRSLYVLFCGCFQTNVAYRSRSPSEV; translated from the coding sequence ATGTGCGCAGACATGAACAAGACTTTCCAGTGTAACGACACCGCAATGACGGTTGTGGTGGCTGGAGAGGCTCTCCCGTGGATGGAGACCGACTTTCCAGAGCGCAATGTCAGCCTGGGGCTCTCCACCGCCCCTCTGGACTTCCCCATCAACCCGTGGGACATCATGCTTTGCATGTCGGGCACTGTCATCGCCTGCGAGAACGCCATCGTGGTGGCTATCATCTTCTATACACCCACCCTGCGCACCCCCATGTTCGTGCTCGTAGGAAGCCTAGCCACAGCGGATTTACTGGCAGGCATGGGATTAATCCTCAACTTTGTGTTCCAGTACGTTCTCTCCTCAGAGACTATCAGCCTTATTACTGTTGGGTTCCTAGTGGCCTCCTTCACGGCGTCCATAAGTAGCCTGCTGGCTATAACAGTGGACCGGTATTTCTCTTTATACAATGCACTGACTTACTTCTCAGAGAAGACGCTCCACTACGTGCACCTGATGCTGGTGAGCACATGGGGCGTGTCTCTGTGCCTGGGCCTGCTGCCTGTGCTAGGCTGGAACTGCCTGGACGACCCAAGCTTGTGTAGCATCGTGCACCCACTCACTCGCAGCAATGTGACATTGTTGGCGGTCTCTTTCTTCATCATCTTCATAATCATGCTGACCCTCTATTTCAAGATCTGCAAGATCGTGTGCCACCACGCGCACCAGATCGCTCTGCAACAGCACTTCTTCACCACATCGCACTACGTGGCCACCAAGAAGGGCGTGGCCACGCTCGCCATCATCCTAGGCACCTTCGGCTCGAGCTGGCTACCCTTCGCCATCTACTGCCTGGTGGGAGAGCGTGAATACCCGTCGGTATACACGTATGCCACGCTTCTTCCGGCCACCTACAACTCCATGATCAACCCAATAATCTACGCCTACCGTAATGCCGAGATCCAGCGCTCGCTCTATGTCCTCTTCTGCGGCTGCTTTCAGACCAACGTAGCCTACCGCTCCAGGTCACCCAGTGAAGTTTAG